A region of the Hyalangium ruber genome:
TGTTGAAGGCATCGGCCGCGGCGCGCGCGGTGGCCATCGACACGGCGAGGATGGAGTTGGCGCCCAGCTTGCCCTTGTTGGGGGTGCCGTCCAGCTCGCGCATCCGCATGTCCACGGAGAACTGGTCGGTGGCGTCCATGCCCATCAGCTCGGGGGCGATGGACTCCATGACGTTGGCCACGGCCTTGCGCACGCCCTTGCCGAGGTAGCGCGCCTTGTCGTTGTCGCGCAGCTCCAGCACCTCGTGTTCACCGGTGGAGGCTCCCGACGGTACCGCCGCACGGCCCCGGGCCCCGCCCGCCAGATGGACCTCGGCCTCCACGGTGGGGTTGCCACGGGAGTCGAGCACTTCACGCGCCAGCACTTGAGAGATCTCAGTCATGGCGTCGGGTTCTAGAAGAGGCTCCGGATGCTCGCAAGCTTGCACACCCTTCTGGCTGATACAGTGTCCACACCGTGAAGCACCTCCCCTCTCAGGCCCGCCATGCCCCCGCCCCGCCGCCCTGCCCCGCAGGGGCCTGACCCCCTTCCCGGACAGCGCAGCCGAGGCGCCCTGCTGGGGCTCGCCGTGGGAGACGCCCTGGGCGCGCCGCTGCGCGGGCGGAACATGCTGGCCCCCCTCTTCCCCCAGCTCGCCGAGGGCATGCGCCGCCAGCCCACCGGCGGCATCATCAAGGCCCGGCTCGGCAAGCTCCCGGACGTTGTGCCCGAGGTCGGCCTGGAGCTGCCCCCGGACGAAGGGCTCCCGCCGGACGCGCCCCTGGAGCCGCCCGTGGTGGAGCTGCGCAAGGGCCAGGTAACGGACGAGACGCACATGGCCTGCTGCGTCGCCTGGAGCCTCAAGGAGCTCAAGCGTTACGACGCCGCCGACGTGGCGCGCCGCCTGCGTGCCTGGAAGGCCCACGCTTTCGACATGAGCGATCCGGTGCGCGACGTGCTGGACGAGATGGACTCGGGAATGCCGGTGCTCACCGCGGGGCGCCGAGTGTGGATCCGCAACTACCGCCGCACCTTCACCACGGGCAGCCTCGTTCGCACCGCCCCCATCGGCGTCTTCTTCGCGAAGGACGAGCCGGCGCGCATCCAGGCCTCTATGGAGGACTCCGCCCTCACCCACTTCGATCCGCGCTGCCAGCTCGCCTGCGCGGCGCTCAACTCCGCCATCGCCAAGGCCATCACCGGCGGGGGGCAGCTCGAGCCCCAGGAACTCATCACCGCCGCGCTGAGCGGGCTGTCCGTCGCGGCGCCCATGCTGGCCCGCTCCGCCGCCGACTACGTCTCCGAGGTGACGACCGCCAACACGCTGCTGCGCGCGGACCTGGAGGCGGCCCAGCAGTCCGACCCCATGCTCTACGGCCCGGAGCTGCACCTGCACCGCCAGCACGGGAATGTGCGCATCGCCTTCCGGCTGGCCTTCTGGGAATTGCTCCACGCCCCCAGCTTCGAGGCGGGGCTGGTGGATGTGGTCAACCGCGGGGGAGACGCCGACGCGCACGGCGCCATCACCGGGGCGCTGCTGGGCGCCTTCCACGGCGAGGAGGCCATCCCCGCCGAGTGGCGCCGGCTGGTGCTGGACTCGATGAACACCGTGCGCGGGCCCTTCTGGAACGTCTACCACCCGCGCCACCTGCTCGCGCTGGTACAGGGCTGAGCCCGCGCGCCACCGACCCCAGAACGCGCGAAGCCCGCGGGAGGCGGTTCCCAGGGGGAACACCTACCGCGGGCCTGGAGCCACGCTGAGGCGAAAGCGCCTCAGCTACATGTCGATGACGACCACACCGCGAGGCGGCTTGTCCTCGTCGTCGGTCTCCGTACGGTGCCGGGGACGGTCCATCGGCATCGGCAGGGGCAGAGGAATAGCAGGCCGCTCATGCTCCTCGCGGCTGCGCTCACGGCGCTTGATTTCTTCGATGATGAAGGCGTCCAGCATGGGTTCGCTCTCCCTCAGCCTACATACCCCGGAGTACGCCCGCCAACCCCAACCCGTTCCAGTTCTCCCGTTAGATGCAAACTAAGGACCCTCGTTCCTCCGTGGGGACTTACTGCGCTAACTGGCACGGTTGCTCGTCCACCACCCGACATCACAGCCACACCCCTGTGGCAGGGATGTCATGGAGGTCTCCGACTCCTTCGCCCTGGGTACGTTGATTGTAATGCAGTAACGGCGGCCCGCAAGCCGTCCAACCAGCACCGCTACCACGCCCATCCGACGCGGCAAGCCATGAAAAAACGAAGGTGGCTGGCCGCCCGCCCTGGGTGGGTCCAGGTGAGCGCCCTGGGGTGAAAGCGACCCGGGGAGCGATCAGGTGCTCTCCGCCCGGCGCTTGAAGGCCTCCAGCATCTTGGGCAGCGAAGTCTCCGCCAGGGCGTTGACGACGGTCTTGGGCACCAGCAGGCCGAAGGACATCTCCACGTTGTAGGTGGCCTTGGTCTTCCCCTCGCCCGCGGGCTCGAGCACCCAGCTGCCCTTGTTGTCCTTCATGAACTCGCCCTCCACGAAGCTCCAGGACATGCGGGTGGGCCGCTCCTCCTTGACGCGGATGGTGTACGAGACGGTCTTCACCACATCGACCTTGTAGTGGACGTTGATCTCGTTGCCCTGGCGGCCGGAGGTGCGCACCTCCTTCACCTCGGAGAGGAACTCCTTGTACTTGTCGTACTGGACGATGATGTCGAACACCTTCTCCACGGGGGCATTGATGACGATCGAGCGGGTGGCGCCTGGCATGGGACTCTCCGGAGCGGGGCGAGGGGTGGACGTCGATTAAGGAGCGTAGCCCGGCTTCTTGTCGAACTTGTGGATGGATTGCACGAAGCGGACGGTGCCGGTCTTGCTGCGCATCACCACCGAGTGCGTCTCGCAGCCGCCGCCGAAGAAGCGCACGCCCTTGAGGAAGTCGCCCGAGGTGACGCCGCTGGCGGCGAACATCACCTCGCCGCGGGCCAGATCCTCGGCCGTGTAGATCTTGCTCATGTCGGTGATGCCCATCCGCTTGGCGCGGTCGATCTCGCCCTGGTTGCGGGGCACCAGCCGGCCCTGCATGTCGCCGCCCACGCAGCGGACGGCCGCCGCGGCGATGACGCCCTCGGGCGCGCCGCCGATGCCCATCAGCACGTCCACGCCCGTCTCCTCGAAGCAGGTGGAGATGGCGCCGGCCACGTCCCCGTCCTCGATGAGGCGCACGCGCGCGCCCGCGGTGCGCACCTCCTTGATGAGGTCGGCGTGCCGCTCGCGGTCGAGGATGACCACGGTGAGGTCCTCCACGTAGACCTTCTTCTTCTCGGCGACAGCGCGCAGGTTCTCGGTGGCGGAGCGGCGCAGATCGATCGCGCCCTTGGCGGCCGGGCCCACCGCCAGCTTCTCCATGTACGTGTCGGGCGCATTGAGCAGCCCGCCCTTGCCGGCCATGGCCACCACGGAGATGGCACCCGGACGACCGTAGGCGCACAGGTTGGTGCCCTCCAACGGGTCCAGGGCGATGTCCACCTCGGGGGCGCCCTCCTGGCGCTTGCCGACCTTCTCACCGATGTAGAGCATGGGCGCCTCGTCGCGCTCGCCCTCGCCGATGACGACGGTGCCGTCGATGTAGAGCGCGTCGAAGGCCTTGCGCATGGCGTCCACGGCGGCCTGATCCGACTCGTTCTTGGTGCCGCGGCCCATCAGACGGGCGGAGGCAATGGCCGCCATCTCGGTGACGCGCACAGCCTCGATTGCCAGGTTGCGATCCATGTCGAACTCCTTGGAATAACGGTTGGAACCTTCAGGAAGACGTTTCGATGAGGCGCGCGAGGCTGTCCGGAATGCGCTTCAGCTTGCCGTCGCGCCCCAGACAGGCGTGTACCGTCGTGCCGGTACACAGCAGCGAGGCCGGCTCGCGCTCGCGGACCACTTCATAGGTGAAGACGAGCGAGGCGCGGCGCAGCTCGCTCACCTTGGGGCGGATGAGGAGCAGATCGTCATATCGCGCCGGTGACTTGTACTGACACGAGGCCTCGACGACGGGCAGCATGAAGCCCTGGGCCTCCAGCTCGACGTAGCTACCGCCCCTCGCGCGGAAGTACTCCATGCGGGAGAACTCGAAATAGCGGAAGTAGTTGGCGTGATAGACGACGCCCATCTGGTCCGTGTCGCCGTAGATGACTCGTAGCCGCGCCTCCACCATTCGGGCGCGGACCGTAACAGGGCGGTGTCGCCCCTCCAAGCAGCCCAGGTGGGCAGTTGATTGCTTCTGACCAACTGGCGGCGAAGATGTGGCCCCTATGGTGCGCCCTCTCGCCCTGGCCCTGGTCCTCGTTGCCCTCCCCGCGCTCGCCAAGCCGCCCCGGCTGACGCTCTTCATCACCGTGGATGCGCTCGGCACGGACCTGCTGCTGCGCTCACGCCCGAAGTTCAAGAGCGGCCTGCGCCAGCTGCTGGACGGGGGAGCCTTCTACCCCTACGCGCGGGTGCAGTACGCCAAGGCGCGCACCGCGCCGGGCCACGCCACCCTGATTACCGGCGCCAACCCCTGGCGACACGGCATCGTGGACAACCGGGTGGTGGACCGGGCCACGGGCGTCCCCTCGAGCGTGTTCCGGGACGACACGCACCCGGTGCTGGAGGTGCCGCTGAACGTCGCCACCGAGGGGGACACCAGCCCCCTGCCGCTGATGGCGGAGACGCTGGGGGACCGGCTCCGCATCTCCACGCGCTCGCGGGGCAAGGTGGTGGCGCTGTCGGGCAAGGGCCGGGCGGCCATCGCGCTCGCGGGGCGGCTGGGGCAGGCGTACTGGTTCGACGAGACGGTGGGCAAGTTCGTGACCGGCACCTGGTACACGAAGGAGTTCCCTTCCTGGCTCAAGGGCTTCAACGCCCGAGGCCTGGCGGATGGCTACTTCTCCCAGCAGTGGACGCCGCTGCTGCCCAAGGCCGACTACCTGGGCGAGGACGAGCGCACCTACGAGGTGGACGCCGCCAACATGGGCCGCGCCTTCCCCCACCCCCTCAACGGGGGCGCGTCGGCCCCGGGGCCCCGCTCGTACACGGCGCTCGCCATCTCTCCGTTCTCGCATGACCTGCTGGTCCAGGCGGCCAAGGCGGCCCTCGAGGGCGAGGCCCTGGGCAAGGACGACGTGACGGACCTGCTCGCGGTGAGCTTCAGCGGCACGGACCGCGTCTTCCACGCGTACGGTCCTCACTCCTGGGAGATGCAGGACACGCTGTACCGGCTGGACCGCGCGCTGGGCGAGCTCCTCACCGCCGCCGAGCGGGCCGCTGGGGGCAAGGCCAACCTGGTCATTGTCCTCTCGGCGGACCACGGCGGCGCGGCCGCGCCCGAGCACTGGGCCTCGGAGGGACTCCCCGCCCAGCGGCTGAACCCGAAGGAGCTGGCGCAGGGACTCAACCAGGAACTCAAGGCCCGCTTCCCGCAGGTGGAGGTGACCGCCACCGTCGAGGAGCTGGACGTGTACCTGGGCGGCAAGGGGCTCACCGAGAGCAAGGTGGACGGGGCGACGGTGCGGCGGGCCGTGGCGGACTGGCTCTCACGGCAGCCCGGCATCACCCTGGCGGTGGCGAGGGATGACCTCTACACGGCGCCGGACGTGGGGGGCCTCCTGGCCCCGCTGCGGCGCGGCTACTACGCCGGACGCAGCGGCGACGTGCTCTACATGCCGCGTCCCTACCTGGTCGTCAGCTCCGAGCCGGCGGGCACCAACCACAGCACGCCCTACAGCTACGACGCGCAGGTGCCGGTCGTCTTCGCCGGAAAGGGCGTGAAGCCCGGCACACGCATGAACGAGATCAGCACCACGGACGTGGCGCCCACGCTCGGTGCGCTGATGGAGCTGGGGGCGCCCGCCTCCGCGGAGGGCAGCCCCCGACCCGAGGTCTTCGCGAACTCGCGCTGAGCCTCGGCCGCGCGCCTCAGGCCTTCGAGGACCGGGAGGCGCGCGAGCGGGCCGAGCGCTTGGTGGTGGCGATCTCCAGGGACAGATCCATGGCCCGCGCCGAGTGCGTGAGCGCGCCCATGGAGACGAAGTCCACGCCCAGCTTGGCCAGCCGGGGCAGCCGGTCCAGGGTGACGCCGCCGGAGACCTCGATCGGGACGCGGCCGGCGGTGATCTCCACCGCCTTGCGAATCATCGCGTCGTCCATGTTGTCGAGCATCACCACGTCGGCGCCGCCCTCGATGGCCTCGGTGAGCTGCTTGAGGCTGGTGACCTCGATCTCGATCTTCACCAACCGGGGCGAATGGGCCTTGGCGCGCTTGAGGGCTTCCTTGATGGAGCCGCCCACGGCCGCGATGTGGTTGTCCTTGATGAGGATCCCATCGAAGAGGCCAAAGCGGTGGTTGGAGGCCCCGCCCAGCCGCACGGCCTCCTTGGCCAGGCCGCGCATGCCCGGAGGTGTCTTGCGCGTGTCGAGCACCTTGAGCTTGGAGCCGCGCACCGTCGTCATCGCCTGCTGCGCGAGCGTGGCGATGCCCGCCATGCGCTGAACGATGTTGAGCGCGGTGCGCTCGGCGGACAGCAGCGAGCGCAACCGCCCGGAGACCTTCGCCGCGACGACCTTGGGCTTGATCTCCTCCCCATCCTGCCGGAGGACCTCGACCTTCACCTCGGGGTCCACGTGGTGGAACACCCGGGCGAAGGCATCCATCCCGGCGATGATGAGCTGCTCCTTGGCGACGAGCTCTCCCGAGCCCATCGCCTCCGGAGGCACCAGGGCGATGGAGGTGACATCCCCCGCCGCTCCGAGATCCTCGTCCAGGGCGAGCTTGATGAGGCGGTCGAGGTAATCCGTCAAGGCTGTCTCCTTACCGCTTGGCCTTGGTGGGGGTCTTCTTCCCGGCCTGCTTCGCCATGGCCCTGCGCACCGGCTTCTTTGCCGCTGGGGCCGCCTTGCCCGCCGCCTTCTTCGCGACCGGCTTGGGAGCAGCGCCCTTCTTCCCCACCGCCTTCTTCGCGGTGGGCTTCGGGGCAGCGCCCTTCTTCTTGGCCACGGCCTTCTTCGGGGCCGCCTTCTTCGGCGCGGGCTTCGGGGCAGCGCCCTTCTTGGCCGCGGTCTTCACCGCCGGCTTACGACCCGAGGCCTTCTTGGCGACCTTCTTGGCGACCTTGATCACCTTGGCCACGGCCTTCTTGGCGGCCTTGACCACCTTGGCCGCGGCCTTCTTGGCCGGAGCAGCCTGGGGCGCGGGGCGCTCATCCCCACCCTGCTTGGCCTTGTCGAACTCGCGCATCGCGTCGTCCACGAGCCCCATGCTCATGTACGCGACGCCCAGGTCGTGGTGGTCCGTGGCGGACAGCCCTTCCTTGGTGCCCTCGCGCAGCTTGTTGAGCGCGTCGGTGATCTGCGGGTTGACGATGTCCGAGCTGGCCTCGAGCTCGCTCTTGAGCTCCTGGCTCAGGTCCACGCCGCCCTCGGCGGGCGCGCTGGGCGGAGTCACCTTCAGCTGCGCGGACTCGGGGTTGGCGAGGGTGTTCTCCACGTCGTCAGGTCGGGTCTCTTCCGCCATGGCGGCCTCCGGGGCGAGCCGTTGGATGTTCTCCTGCAGCTTGGACTTGCGCTCCTTGAGTTCCTCGACGCGGGCGCGATCCTTCTCCACGACGTCCGGCGGCGCCTTGGCGACGAAGTTGGGGTTCTCCAGCTTGCGCAGCACGCCGGCGAGCTCCTGCTCCGCCTTCGCCATTTCCTTGGACAGGCGCTCGCGCTCGGCCTCCACGTCGATGAGGCCGGCCAGCGGCACGTAGATCTCCAGCTCCGGGCCCACGTAGGCGGCGGCCTGCGGCGGCTTGCGTCCGGGCGGATCCACGTGGACGTCGGACAGGCCCGCCAGCGGCAGGAGGTAGGCGCGCCAGCGCTCCAGCGTGGCCCGCAGGGCCGGGTTGGGGCTCTGCACGTGCGCCACCAGCTTGGCCGAGGGCGGCAGGTTGCTCTCACCGCGGATGGTGCGAAGGCCCTCGATGGCGGCGACGATGGGCGCCATCTCCGACTCGGCGGCGAAGTCCGCCAGCCGCGAGTCCGGCTCCGGGTACGGCGAGATCATGATCGCATCGGCCGTGCGCGGCACGGGCAGCTTGTGCCAGATCTCCTCGGTGATGAACGGCATGAACGGGTGCAGCAGCCGCAGCGTGCGCTCCAGCACGAAGACGAGCACCGCGCGGGTGTTGTCCTTGGCCTTGGCGTCATCGCCGTAGAGCGCGCCCTTGGACAGCTCGATGTACCAGTCGCAGAACTCGGACCAGAGGAACTGGTAGAGCGTGGAGGCGGCGTCGGAGAAGGCGTACTGCTCCAGCGCCAGGCGCGTGTCCACGGTGGCGCGCTGCAGCCGCGCGAGGATCCACCGGTCGGCCAGCGTCAGGTCGCGCTCCTTGATGGGGCGCGAGTCGAGCTGGAAGTCGCCCATGTTCATCAGCGCGAAGCGGCTGGCGTTCCACAGCTTGTTGCAGAAGGCCTTGTAGCCGGCCACCCGCTCCATGGAGAGCTTGATGTCGCGGCCCTGCTGCGTGAGCGAGGCCAGCGTGAAGCGCAGCGCGTCCGCGCCATACGCCGGCATGCCCTGCGG
Encoded here:
- a CDS encoding acyl-CoA thioesterase, yielding MVEARLRVIYGDTDQMGVVYHANYFRYFEFSRMEYFRARGGSYVELEAQGFMLPVVEASCQYKSPARYDDLLLIRPKVSELRRASLVFTYEVVREREPASLLCTGTTVHACLGRDGKLKRIPDSLARLIETSS
- a CDS encoding alkaline phosphatase family protein — translated: MVRPLALALVLVALPALAKPPRLTLFITVDALGTDLLLRSRPKFKSGLRQLLDGGAFYPYARVQYAKARTAPGHATLITGANPWRHGIVDNRVVDRATGVPSSVFRDDTHPVLEVPLNVATEGDTSPLPLMAETLGDRLRISTRSRGKVVALSGKGRAAIALAGRLGQAYWFDETVGKFVTGTWYTKEFPSWLKGFNARGLADGYFSQQWTPLLPKADYLGEDERTYEVDAANMGRAFPHPLNGGASAPGPRSYTALAISPFSHDLLVQAAKAALEGEALGKDDVTDLLAVSFSGTDRVFHAYGPHSWEMQDTLYRLDRALGELLTAAERAAGGKANLVIVLSADHGGAAAPEHWASEGLPAQRLNPKELAQGLNQELKARFPQVEVTATVEELDVYLGGKGLTESKVDGATVRRAVADWLSRQPGITLAVARDDLYTAPDVGGLLAPLRRGYYAGRSGDVLYMPRPYLVVSSEPAGTNHSTPYSYDAQVPVVFAGKGVKPGTRMNEISTTDVAPTLGALMELGAPASAEGSPRPEVFANSR
- the nadC gene encoding carboxylating nicotinate-nucleotide diphosphorylase, producing the protein MTDYLDRLIKLALDEDLGAAGDVTSIALVPPEAMGSGELVAKEQLIIAGMDAFARVFHHVDPEVKVEVLRQDGEEIKPKVVAAKVSGRLRSLLSAERTALNIVQRMAGIATLAQQAMTTVRGSKLKVLDTRKTPPGMRGLAKEAVRLGGASNHRFGLFDGILIKDNHIAAVGGSIKEALKRAKAHSPRLVKIEIEVTSLKQLTEAIEGGADVVMLDNMDDAMIRKAVEITAGRVPIEVSGGVTLDRLPRLAKLGVDFVSMGALTHSARAMDLSLEIATTKRSARSRASRSSKA
- a CDS encoding ADP-ribosylglycohydrolase family protein, translated to MPPPRRPAPQGPDPLPGQRSRGALLGLAVGDALGAPLRGRNMLAPLFPQLAEGMRRQPTGGIIKARLGKLPDVVPEVGLELPPDEGLPPDAPLEPPVVELRKGQVTDETHMACCVAWSLKELKRYDAADVARRLRAWKAHAFDMSDPVRDVLDEMDSGMPVLTAGRRVWIRNYRRTFTTGSLVRTAPIGVFFAKDEPARIQASMEDSALTHFDPRCQLACAALNSAIAKAITGGGQLEPQELITAALSGLSVAAPMLARSAADYVSEVTTANTLLRADLEAAQQSDPMLYGPELHLHRQHGNVRIAFRLAFWELLHAPSFEAGLVDVVNRGGDADAHGAITGALLGAFHGEEAIPAEWRRLVLDSMNTVRGPFWNVYHPRHLLALVQG
- a CDS encoding type II toxin-antitoxin system RatA family toxin codes for the protein MPGATRSIVINAPVEKVFDIIVQYDKYKEFLSEVKEVRTSGRQGNEINVHYKVDVVKTVSYTIRVKEERPTRMSWSFVEGEFMKDNKGSWVLEPAGEGKTKATYNVEMSFGLLVPKTVVNALAETSLPKMLEAFKRRAEST
- the glpX gene encoding class II fructose-bisphosphatase — its product is MDRNLAIEAVRVTEMAAIASARLMGRGTKNESDQAAVDAMRKAFDALYIDGTVVIGEGERDEAPMLYIGEKVGKRQEGAPEVDIALDPLEGTNLCAYGRPGAISVVAMAGKGGLLNAPDTYMEKLAVGPAAKGAIDLRRSATENLRAVAEKKKVYVEDLTVVILDRERHADLIKEVRTAGARVRLIEDGDVAGAISTCFEETGVDVLMGIGGAPEGVIAAAAVRCVGGDMQGRLVPRNQGEIDRAKRMGITDMSKIYTAEDLARGEVMFAASGVTSGDFLKGVRFFGGGCETHSVVMRSKTGTVRFVQSIHKFDKKPGYAP